The following proteins are co-located in the Rhodococcus opacus B4 genome:
- a CDS encoding thiolase family protein, translating to MARHAVVGGVGITEATSPRKQQFSFIELCQQAAWRTLAHSGATPGSIDAIVVGNIDGFEGTVLGGKYRSRFLGLGANIPLTVVNTGGTTGGNLMQVAARMVSAGTHERVLVVGGPTFYGVHDLQSAINTNSPMVVEQPLGMGGFHMGAFAASAYQARHGVSVSDFAAVAVADHEKASHNPYAHLRYTLTVDEVVGGTPLSSPLTQPMVCPVSTSACAMLVTSEESARSLKTTPAVIRAMGTSGDPYLGGGKGDFGAMENLAMLARRVYAKAGIRDPYREFDVVEVFAPYAHMQPMQLEALQLCPAGKGIDLIKSPDSRQGGSLPINLSGGPKCTNAGVAGELAPYVYVAWQVMGDAPEEIRVDGARTGLAHGTGGTFFQFENLAVFERSTEEHAS from the coding sequence ATGGCTCGACATGCAGTAGTCGGCGGTGTCGGCATCACCGAGGCCACTTCTCCACGCAAACAACAATTCTCGTTCATCGAACTGTGCCAGCAGGCCGCCTGGCGGACGCTCGCGCACTCCGGCGCGACCCCCGGCAGCATCGATGCCATCGTGGTCGGCAACATCGACGGGTTCGAGGGCACCGTGCTCGGCGGCAAGTACCGCTCACGGTTCCTCGGACTCGGCGCGAACATTCCGCTGACGGTGGTCAACACCGGTGGCACGACCGGCGGAAACCTGATGCAGGTCGCGGCGCGCATGGTCAGTGCCGGCACCCACGAACGGGTTCTCGTTGTCGGCGGCCCCACGTTCTACGGGGTCCATGATCTCCAGTCCGCGATCAACACGAACTCCCCGATGGTCGTCGAGCAGCCTCTCGGCATGGGCGGATTTCACATGGGTGCCTTCGCTGCGAGTGCCTATCAGGCGCGGCACGGCGTCAGCGTCTCCGATTTCGCCGCTGTCGCGGTCGCCGATCACGAGAAGGCCTCCCACAACCCCTACGCCCACCTGCGGTACACCCTGACTGTCGACGAGGTCGTCGGCGGCACCCCTCTGTCGTCGCCACTCACGCAGCCGATGGTGTGTCCGGTGTCGACCTCAGCGTGCGCCATGCTGGTGACCTCCGAGGAATCCGCGCGTTCGCTGAAGACGACACCCGCAGTGATCCGGGCGATGGGCACCTCCGGTGACCCGTACCTCGGCGGCGGCAAGGGCGACTTCGGGGCCATGGAGAACCTCGCCATGCTGGCTCGGCGGGTGTATGCGAAGGCCGGCATCCGCGATCCGTATCGCGAGTTCGATGTCGTGGAAGTCTTCGCCCCGTACGCCCACATGCAGCCGATGCAGCTCGAGGCACTTCAGTTGTGCCCTGCCGGCAAAGGAATCGATCTCATCAAGTCGCCGGACAGCCGACAGGGTGGCAGTCTGCCGATCAACCTGTCCGGCGGTCCGAAATGCACCAACGCCGGGGTCGCGGGCGAACTAGCTCCGTACGTCTACGTGGCGTGGCAAGTGATGGGCGATGCGCCGGAAGAAATCCGGGTCGACGGTGCCCGCACCGGGTTGGCGCACGGCACCGGAGGAACCTTCTTCCAATTCGAGAACTTGGCAGTATTCGAACGATCGACCGAGGAGCACGCATCATGA
- a CDS encoding thiolase family protein, which yields MTIDAVIVDAVRTGSGRGKPGGALSVVHPADLLSQTLSALLARNDFDPALIDDVIAGCVSQTGEQALNIARTAALRAGLPESVPGTSVDRQCGSSQQAAHFAAQGVIAGAYDIVVACGVESMSRIPMGASSQGQDPTVGPLSDRYPDGLVNQGVSAELIAAKWGLDRATLDEYAARSHRLADEAHTAGRFERELIPITLPDGSIHRVDETLRSSTTAEGLGGLKPSFARPEHDKRFPQINWSITPGNSSPLTDAASAVLIMSATKAAELGLTPRARFHSFAVTGSDPLYMLTGVIPATRKVLERSGLRIDEIDTYEVNEAFAPVPLCWEKELDTDPKKLNPSGGAISLGHALGASGTRLLTTMVGNLEHTGGRYGLQTMCEGGGMANATVIERL from the coding sequence GTGACCATCGACGCAGTGATCGTGGACGCCGTCCGCACCGGATCCGGGCGCGGCAAGCCGGGCGGTGCACTCTCCGTCGTGCACCCCGCAGACCTTCTCTCCCAAACCCTCAGCGCCCTTCTCGCTCGCAACGATTTCGACCCCGCGTTGATCGACGACGTGATCGCGGGCTGCGTGTCGCAGACCGGTGAGCAAGCCCTCAACATCGCCCGCACTGCTGCACTGCGAGCCGGGCTTCCCGAATCCGTGCCGGGCACCTCCGTCGACCGTCAGTGCGGTAGCAGTCAGCAGGCCGCGCACTTCGCCGCACAGGGTGTCATCGCGGGGGCGTACGACATCGTCGTGGCCTGCGGCGTCGAGTCGATGAGCCGGATCCCGATGGGTGCGAGCTCGCAGGGCCAGGACCCCACCGTGGGACCGTTGTCGGACCGGTACCCGGACGGACTGGTCAACCAGGGCGTGTCTGCTGAACTCATCGCCGCGAAGTGGGGTCTCGACCGCGCGACTCTCGACGAGTACGCGGCCCGCTCGCACCGGCTCGCCGACGAGGCGCATACCGCTGGCCGTTTCGAGCGCGAACTGATCCCGATCACCCTCCCCGACGGCTCGATCCACCGCGTAGACGAGACGCTTCGGTCCAGCACCACCGCAGAAGGCCTCGGCGGTCTGAAGCCGTCGTTCGCGCGCCCGGAGCACGACAAGCGGTTCCCGCAGATCAACTGGTCGATCACCCCGGGAAACTCCTCGCCGCTGACCGACGCCGCGTCCGCTGTTCTGATCATGTCGGCGACCAAGGCAGCCGAGCTGGGCCTGACCCCGCGGGCCCGGTTCCATTCCTTCGCGGTGACCGGCAGCGATCCGCTCTACATGCTCACCGGCGTCATCCCGGCCACCCGCAAGGTGCTCGAACGCAGCGGTCTGCGTATCGATGAGATCGACACCTACGAGGTCAACGAAGCATTCGCTCCGGTGCCGTTGTGCTGGGAGAAGGAGCTCGACACCGATCCCAAGAAGCTCAACCCCAGTGGCGGTGCGATCTCCCTGGGCCACGCGCTCGGGGCGTCGGGAACCCGTCTGCTGACCACGATGGTCGGTAACCTCGAGCACACCGGTGGACGGTACGGGTTGCAGACGATGTGCGAGGGCGGCGGCATGGCGAACGCCACCGTCATCGAACGCCTCTGA
- a CDS encoding MaoC family dehydratase, with the protein MTTSPAVFATPDDLVNAVGTALPTTDWVVVDQQSIDTFADATGDHQWIHVDAERAKTGPFGGTIAHGYLTLSLIGPLVADALSVPGASSVVNYGLEKVRFPSPVPADSRIRLSSTITAVDKVPAGVQVAIAAAVECEGSGKPACVATVVYRFLD; encoded by the coding sequence ATGACAACATCGCCAGCGGTCTTCGCCACCCCGGACGACCTGGTGAACGCGGTGGGAACCGCGTTGCCCACCACGGACTGGGTGGTCGTCGATCAGCAGAGCATCGACACCTTCGCCGACGCCACCGGTGATCACCAGTGGATCCACGTCGACGCCGAGCGGGCGAAAACCGGGCCATTCGGCGGCACCATCGCGCACGGCTACCTGACACTGTCGCTGATAGGCCCGTTGGTCGCCGACGCCCTGTCGGTTCCCGGGGCGTCCTCGGTGGTCAACTACGGCCTCGAGAAGGTCCGCTTCCCCTCCCCCGTGCCCGCCGACTCGCGGATCAGGCTGTCCTCCACCATCACCGCAGTGGACAAGGTTCCCGCGGGGGTCCAGGTCGCCATCGCCGCGGCAGTCGAGTGCGAGGGCTCCGGGAAGCCTGCGTGCGTGGCCACCGTGGTCTACCGATTCCTCGACTGA
- a CDS encoding acyl-CoA dehydrogenase family protein has protein sequence MTTGIERPSTDLLYSEQEEFLRETVRDVLNKACDWTSVLALTESESAIDRSLWRTLAAEVGGAALALPEDIGGAGASWRETAMVLEELGRSIAPVPYLGSSVIATVYAQEIGAGDLLASLAAGETIAAVAIPAGSPWFRPLPQVVTATGNTLTGTVSTVADAAAADTLLVPVGEDTYLVDPAAAGVRCTQVVSLDETRPLVDIEFSAAPAQRLEGTQSAGAATAAALRAGTALLASEQLGLAEHCLTSTVEYLGVRRQFGRALGSYQALKHRLADLWVQINQARAAARYAADCLAAGSDDLAVAAAVAHSWCSEVAVHAAEEYVQLHGGIGFTWEHPAHLYLKRAKSSTLMFGGPDIHRTHLAGLVHLPLPTLENI, from the coding sequence ATGACCACCGGCATTGAACGTCCTTCTACCGACCTGCTCTACTCCGAGCAGGAAGAGTTCCTTCGCGAGACCGTCCGGGACGTGTTGAACAAGGCCTGTGACTGGACCTCAGTTCTTGCCCTCACCGAGTCCGAGAGCGCGATCGACCGCTCGCTGTGGCGCACGCTCGCCGCAGAGGTCGGCGGCGCCGCGCTGGCTCTGCCCGAGGACATCGGCGGCGCCGGCGCGAGTTGGCGTGAGACCGCCATGGTGCTCGAGGAACTGGGCCGCTCGATCGCCCCGGTGCCGTACCTGGGTAGTTCGGTCATCGCCACCGTCTACGCGCAAGAGATCGGGGCCGGCGACCTCCTCGCGAGCCTGGCCGCCGGTGAGACGATCGCGGCTGTCGCGATCCCCGCCGGCTCACCGTGGTTCCGACCCCTCCCGCAGGTTGTCACGGCCACCGGCAACACCCTCACCGGAACCGTCTCGACGGTGGCAGATGCCGCCGCGGCGGACACCCTGCTCGTACCCGTCGGTGAGGACACGTACCTGGTCGACCCGGCCGCAGCCGGTGTCCGGTGCACCCAGGTGGTATCGCTCGACGAGACCCGGCCGCTGGTCGACATCGAGTTCAGCGCAGCACCAGCCCAGCGCCTCGAAGGCACCCAGTCGGCCGGTGCCGCGACCGCGGCAGCCCTGCGCGCGGGCACCGCGCTGCTCGCATCCGAACAACTCGGTCTCGCCGAACACTGCCTCACCTCCACGGTCGAATACCTTGGTGTTCGACGCCAGTTCGGGCGGGCTCTCGGGTCGTACCAGGCACTCAAGCACCGCCTGGCCGACCTGTGGGTCCAGATCAATCAGGCCCGGGCCGCAGCCCGGTACGCCGCGGACTGCCTCGCCGCAGGCAGCGACGATCTCGCCGTCGCGGCCGCCGTCGCCCACTCGTGGTGCTCCGAGGTCGCCGTGCACGCAGCGGAGGAGTACGTGCAACTGCACGGCGGTATCGGGTTCACCTGGGAGCATCCCGCCCACCTCTACCTCAAGCGCGCCAAGAGTTCGACCCTGATGTTCGGCGGTCCGGACATCCACCGCACCCACCTCGCGGGTCTGGTCCACCTTCCGCTTCCGACCCTGGAGAACATCTGA
- a CDS encoding acyl-CoA dehydrogenase family protein, producing MTDTTTDAAVSAGDPVTEDGLPTYVADFLSKYDPAATPRIDFLRARFDAGLAWVQYPIGCGGLGLDAAAQSIVDAALEAVAAPDNAPHRNVIGLGMAAPTILAHGTPEQQRQWLRPLWTGEEIWCQLFSEPAAGSDLASLGTKAVPDGTDWVVNGQKVWTSLAHEASWALLIARTDPSVPKHRGLTYFVCDMRSPGVDVRALRQLTGEAEFNEVFLDNVRVPDDNRLGEVGAGWRVTQSTLMNERVAIGAGAAPREGGPIGFLADLWRREDTHRTIGSFDKLVQLWVEAETMRLTTERLRQQAVAGTPGPEGSGSKLAYSLLAQRVSSLELDILGDRGLRFDDWSFRRPNLDDERNRPAGYRFLRTKGNSIEGGTSEIMRNIISERILGLPAESRTDTTIPWNELPR from the coding sequence ATGACTGACACGACCACCGACGCCGCGGTCTCCGCCGGCGATCCCGTCACCGAGGACGGGCTGCCCACCTACGTGGCTGACTTCCTGTCCAAGTACGATCCGGCTGCCACACCCCGGATCGATTTCCTTCGTGCCCGGTTCGATGCAGGCCTGGCATGGGTGCAGTACCCGATCGGCTGCGGTGGCCTCGGCCTCGACGCCGCCGCACAGTCGATCGTCGACGCAGCGCTGGAGGCCGTCGCGGCTCCGGACAACGCGCCACACCGTAACGTCATCGGCCTCGGCATGGCAGCGCCGACGATTCTCGCTCACGGCACACCGGAACAGCAGCGCCAGTGGCTGCGGCCGCTGTGGACGGGCGAAGAGATCTGGTGCCAGCTGTTCAGTGAACCCGCAGCGGGCTCGGACCTGGCGTCGCTGGGAACCAAGGCGGTACCCGACGGCACGGATTGGGTCGTCAACGGGCAGAAGGTCTGGACATCGCTGGCCCATGAGGCGAGCTGGGCTCTGCTGATCGCTCGCACCGATCCCTCCGTGCCCAAGCACCGCGGCCTGACGTACTTCGTCTGCGACATGCGCTCGCCTGGCGTCGATGTTCGCGCACTGCGCCAGCTGACCGGCGAAGCGGAGTTCAACGAGGTCTTCCTCGACAACGTCCGGGTGCCGGATGACAACCGGCTCGGCGAGGTCGGCGCCGGATGGAGGGTCACCCAATCGACGCTGATGAACGAGCGAGTCGCCATCGGCGCCGGGGCCGCACCGCGCGAAGGTGGACCGATCGGCTTCCTCGCCGACCTGTGGCGGCGTGAGGACACCCATCGCACCATCGGATCCTTCGACAAGCTGGTGCAGCTGTGGGTCGAGGCGGAGACGATGCGCCTGACCACCGAACGCCTGCGTCAGCAGGCAGTGGCAGGAACCCCGGGCCCCGAAGGGTCCGGATCGAAGCTTGCCTACTCGCTACTCGCGCAACGGGTGTCGAGCCTGGAACTCGACATTCTCGGTGACCGAGGACTCCGGTTCGACGACTGGAGCTTCCGCCGCCCGAACCTCGACGACGAACGCAACCGCCCCGCCGGATATCGATTCCTGCGCACCAAGGGCAACTCGATCGAGGGTGGCACCTCGGAGATCATGCGCAACATCATCTCCGAACGAATCCTCGGCCTGCCTGCAGAAAGCCGCACCGACACCACCATCCCCTGGAACGAGCTGCCCCGATGA
- a CDS encoding Zn-ribbon domain-containing OB-fold protein: MSETTSTIDQAVTTTPVHWDLDYDIHLGETWGRFMQGLREKKILANTGAKSTKVYVPPQAYCEDSFERNDEWVELSGEGDLVVFTVVWQGFRGGPKAPYAIGGIRLDGADTLLMHYIVGLDFSDPAGIRAQLPAGSRVRAVWAEERTGQILDISHFEPAV, translated from the coding sequence ATGAGCGAAACCACCAGCACCATCGACCAGGCCGTGACCACAACTCCCGTGCACTGGGATCTGGACTACGACATCCATCTCGGTGAGACCTGGGGCCGGTTCATGCAGGGTCTGCGGGAGAAGAAGATCCTCGCCAACACCGGAGCCAAGTCGACGAAGGTTTACGTCCCCCCGCAGGCATACTGCGAGGACTCGTTCGAGCGAAACGACGAATGGGTCGAGCTCAGCGGTGAAGGTGACCTCGTCGTGTTCACCGTGGTGTGGCAGGGATTCCGCGGTGGCCCGAAGGCTCCGTACGCCATCGGTGGTATTCGCCTGGACGGCGCCGACACCTTGCTGATGCACTACATCGTCGGGTTGGACTTTTCCGACCCGGCGGGGATCCGGGCACAGCTGCCGGCTGGGTCACGGGTGCGTGCGGTGTGGGCTGAGGAGCGCACCGGACAGATTCTCGACATCTCGCATTTCGAGCCCGCCGTCTGA
- a CDS encoding flavin reductase family protein has product MTADITADAPNFREAMARFPSGVTIVTTVDEQGHQRGFTASSFCSVSMDPQLVLVCLATGAECHESFERADTWLVHIAGMEHESIARRFATRGADKFAGDDFIPHTSGLPHLADAPVVLECRAHARYPGGDHTILVGEVVSVGLGDPAPVVYFDRTFTPAPRSGRN; this is encoded by the coding sequence ATGACCGCCGACATCACGGCCGACGCCCCCAACTTTCGAGAGGCGATGGCGCGGTTTCCCAGCGGCGTCACCATCGTCACCACGGTCGACGAACAGGGTCACCAGCGGGGTTTCACCGCGAGCTCGTTCTGCTCGGTGTCGATGGATCCGCAGTTGGTCCTCGTTTGCCTGGCCACCGGCGCGGAGTGTCACGAGAGCTTCGAACGCGCGGACACCTGGCTGGTCCACATCGCGGGGATGGAGCACGAATCGATCGCCCGGCGGTTCGCGACTCGAGGCGCCGACAAATTCGCCGGAGACGACTTCATCCCGCACACCTCAGGGCTCCCGCACCTCGCCGATGCCCCGGTGGTACTCGAGTGCCGGGCACACGCCCGCTACCCAGGAGGCGACCACACGATCCTCGTCGGCGAGGTCGTGTCGGTCGGACTCGGCGACCCGGCTCCGGTCGTCTACTTCGACCGCACCTTCACCCCCGCCCCACGCTCCGGCCGGAACTGA
- a CDS encoding SDR family NAD(P)-dependent oxidoreductase, with product MTDLSGRVAVVTGGNGGIGLGLAEGLAASGADVAIWARNVERSAAAVDALRGRGVRAHAIACDIGSEDDVRRAVADTVETMGRIDILMANAGIADDKPYLETSLDDWHRVIRTNLDGTFLTTREVGRYLVDRGEGGAMVIVSSTITRYGGAGQAAYAASKSGVSAVGRTLAVEFARHRIRCNILIPGWVATPMNEYLQENGRFVDATTKRTPVRRWATPDEFHSVAAFLADPTLTFHTGNEVVVDGGYTIF from the coding sequence ATGACCGATCTGAGCGGGCGCGTTGCGGTGGTGACAGGCGGAAACGGGGGCATCGGGCTGGGCTTGGCCGAAGGCCTCGCGGCCTCCGGTGCCGACGTCGCGATCTGGGCGCGCAACGTCGAACGTAGCGCTGCCGCCGTCGATGCCCTGCGCGGGCGCGGCGTCCGCGCGCACGCCATTGCCTGTGACATCGGCAGCGAAGACGACGTGCGGCGTGCCGTCGCCGACACCGTCGAGACGATGGGCCGGATCGACATCCTGATGGCCAACGCGGGGATCGCCGACGACAAGCCGTACCTCGAGACCTCGTTGGACGACTGGCACCGGGTCATCCGTACCAATCTCGACGGCACATTCCTCACGACCCGGGAAGTGGGCCGCTACCTCGTCGATCGAGGCGAGGGCGGCGCGATGGTCATCGTTTCGTCGACGATCACCCGCTACGGCGGGGCGGGCCAGGCCGCTTACGCGGCCAGCAAATCCGGAGTGAGCGCTGTCGGCCGCACCCTCGCGGTGGAGTTCGCCCGGCACAGGATCCGCTGCAACATCCTCATTCCCGGCTGGGTGGCGACCCCGATGAACGAGTACCTGCAGGAGAACGGGCGGTTCGTGGACGCGACCACGAAGAGGACACCTGTCCGGCGATGGGCCACTCCCGATGAATTCCATTCCGTAGCAGCATTTCTCGCTGACCCCACCCTGACATTCCACACCGGAAACGAAGTCGTCGTCGACGGCGGCTACACCATCTTCTGA
- the fabG gene encoding 3-oxoacyl-ACP reductase FabG, with protein sequence MNLTCDFSTRTVLVTGAAHGIGKAIAEFFRTAGARVAVADRDATELEKAWGSPSQTVLPVAMDVADPASVASGVGIIVDTWGSVDIAVNNAGIARDSVVWKLTDDQWKAVLDVHLGGTFNVTRAVVPHMRKAGFGRIVNVTSYTGMHGNVGQANYAAAKGGIIAFTKTVAKETARFGITANAISPNAATAMVAAIPAERLAEMTETVPLGRFADPSEMAAAVAFLASEEASYITGVVLPVDGGVSM encoded by the coding sequence ATGAACCTGACCTGTGACTTCTCAACCAGGACCGTGCTCGTCACCGGAGCAGCCCATGGTATCGGCAAGGCGATTGCCGAGTTCTTCCGTACTGCCGGGGCACGCGTCGCGGTCGCCGACCGCGACGCCACCGAACTGGAGAAGGCGTGGGGCTCGCCGTCGCAGACCGTGCTCCCGGTGGCCATGGACGTGGCCGATCCGGCGTCGGTAGCGTCAGGCGTTGGCATCATCGTCGACACCTGGGGGTCGGTGGACATTGCGGTCAACAACGCCGGAATCGCCCGCGACTCGGTGGTGTGGAAGCTGACCGACGATCAGTGGAAGGCCGTACTCGACGTCCACCTCGGCGGAACCTTCAACGTCACCCGTGCGGTGGTGCCCCACATGCGGAAGGCCGGCTTCGGCCGGATCGTCAACGTCACGTCCTACACGGGCATGCACGGCAACGTCGGGCAGGCGAACTACGCGGCCGCCAAGGGTGGCATCATCGCCTTCACCAAGACCGTCGCCAAGGAAACCGCACGATTCGGCATCACGGCGAACGCGATCTCACCGAACGCCGCGACGGCGATGGTGGCGGCGATCCCGGCCGAGCGGCTCGCCGAGATGACGGAGACGGTGCCGCTCGGGCGGTTCGCAGACCCCTCCGAAATGGCTGCCGCAGTCGCATTCCTGGCATCGGAGGAAGCGAGCTACATCACCGGGGTGGTCCTGCCCGTCGACGGTGGCGTGTCGATGTAG
- a CDS encoding bifunctional 3,4-dihydroxy-2-butanone-4-phosphate synthase/GTP cyclohydrolase II has translation MPEKEITVTTSTIETALADLRAGRLVVVVDDPGRENEGDLIGCAATITADQVAFMVRHSTGILCAPMSAARADRLHLPQMVGNNTDCHSTAFTITVDHVGTTTGVSAADRARTLRALADPDCHTADLRRPGHVFPLVARAGGVLERAGHTEAAVDLLTLAGLPTVGVIGEIVEDSGAMRAGRSLDDFVDEHQLTKITITDLVRYRRERESSVIATGSAELPTEFGHFRAHAYRATADGTEHLALTVGDLTAYTSNPAGVLVRVHSECLTGDLAGSLRCDCGVQFRESLRRIAAEGVGVLVYLRGHEGRGIGLGHKLRAYTLQENGADTVEANEALGLPVDSRDYRVGAEILVDLGVRRMRLITNNPEKYTGLDGFGLEIAERVQLPVHTTPENVAYLRTKRDRMGHLLEIPPAVGD, from the coding sequence ATGCCCGAGAAGGAGATCACCGTGACGACGTCGACGATCGAGACGGCACTGGCAGACCTTCGCGCCGGACGGCTGGTGGTCGTGGTCGACGACCCAGGCCGTGAGAACGAAGGTGATCTCATCGGCTGCGCGGCAACCATCACCGCAGACCAGGTCGCGTTCATGGTGCGCCACAGCACCGGCATTCTCTGCGCTCCGATGTCCGCGGCGCGCGCCGACAGACTGCACCTGCCCCAGATGGTCGGAAACAACACCGATTGCCACAGCACAGCGTTCACGATCACCGTCGACCACGTCGGTACCACGACGGGTGTGTCGGCAGCCGACCGCGCCCGAACCCTCCGCGCCCTCGCGGACCCAGATTGCCACACCGCAGACCTGCGCCGACCCGGTCACGTGTTCCCGCTCGTCGCCCGGGCCGGCGGCGTCCTCGAACGCGCCGGGCACACCGAAGCGGCTGTCGACCTGCTGACCCTGGCGGGACTTCCGACGGTCGGGGTGATCGGCGAGATCGTCGAGGACTCCGGTGCCATGCGCGCCGGCCGGTCGCTCGACGACTTCGTCGACGAACACCAGCTCACCAAGATCACCATCACCGACCTGGTTCGCTACCGGCGTGAGCGGGAATCGTCCGTCATCGCGACCGGCAGTGCCGAACTGCCCACCGAGTTCGGTCACTTTCGGGCCCACGCGTACCGGGCCACCGCCGACGGAACCGAGCATCTCGCGCTGACGGTCGGTGACCTGACCGCATACACGAGCAACCCGGCCGGCGTACTCGTCCGGGTCCACAGCGAATGTCTCACCGGCGACCTCGCCGGATCGCTGCGCTGCGACTGCGGAGTCCAGTTCCGCGAGTCGCTGCGGCGCATCGCCGCGGAAGGAGTCGGCGTGCTGGTGTATCTCCGCGGGCACGAGGGCCGCGGGATCGGTCTCGGTCACAAGCTCCGCGCCTACACCCTGCAGGAGAACGGCGCCGACACGGTCGAGGCCAACGAGGCGCTGGGCCTGCCCGTCGACAGCCGCGACTACCGCGTCGGCGCGGAGATTCTCGTCGACCTCGGTGTGCGCCGAATGCGTCTGATCACCAACAACCCCGAGAAGTACACCGGCCTCGACGGCTTCGGCCTCGAGATCGCCGAACGGGTGCAACTGCCGGTGCACACCACCCCGGAGAACGTGGCCTACCTGCGCACCAAGAGGGACCGGATGGGGCACCTGCTCGAGATCCCCCCGGCGGTCGGCGACTGA